In Brachypodium distachyon strain Bd21 chromosome 2, Brachypodium_distachyon_v3.0, whole genome shotgun sequence, one genomic interval encodes:
- the LOC100839897 gene encoding stress protein DDR48, with amino-acid sequence MSWWGNNRSHFSDTQGQGQGQYTVSQHEGTAKSRSPNKKQLPAGNKKSSSDDADYKTSYGANHDNNNNYNGGYSAGYGDNNNNNYNNGYNNGNGGMTPYYGNGGGYNNSSNSSYGGNGDRDGYNNNSSYGGGDGYNNNSPASWAAPVDHQGGRTPMYISTREVHFYGGPQNDGEHDGEQRRRGGGGGGSSGFFGPALGAVGNFVDRKFGLNDN; translated from the coding sequence ATGTCGTGGTGGGGCAACAACAGGTCGCACTTCAGCGACACCCAGGGCCAGGGCCAGGGCCAGTACACGGTCAGCCAGCACGAAGGCACCGCCAAGAGCCGCTCCCCGAATAAGAAGCAGCTGCCGGCCGGCAACAAGAagtcctcctccgacgacgCCGACTACAAGACGTCCTACGGCGCCAACcacgacaacaacaacaactacaACGGCGGTTACAGCGCCGGCTACGGCgacaacaacaataacaacTACAACAACGGCTACAACAACGGCAACGGTGGCATGACGCCCTACTACGGCAACGGAGGCGGctacaacaacagcagcaactcTTCCTacggcggcaacggcgacAGGGACGGCTACAACAACAACTCTTcttacggcggcggcgacgggtaCAACAACAACAGTCCGGCTAGCTGGGCGGCTCCCGTGGATCATCAAGGCGGTCGGACCCCGATGTACATAAGTACCAGGGAGGTCCACTTCTATGGCGGGCCGCAGAACGACGGGGAGCACGACGGCGAACagaggcggcgaggcggcggcggaggaggatcaTCAGGGTTCTTCGGGCCGGCCTTGGGCGCTGTCGGTAATTTCGTGGACCGCAAATTCGGCCTCAACGACAATTAA
- the LOC100839284 gene encoding AP-4 complex subunit epsilon: MEQLRTIGRELAMGSQGGWGQSKEFLDLVKSIGEARSKAEEDRIISRELEHLKRRLADPDVPRRKMKELLLRLVYAEMLGHDASFGHIHAVKMTHDESLPLKRTGYLAVALFIDERHDLVILVVNTIQKDLRSDNYLVVCAALTAASRLIGEEAIPAVLPQVVDLLAHPKEAVRKKAVMALHRFYQRSPSSVSHLVSNFRKRLCDNDPGVMGATLCPLYDLILEDPSSYKDLVVSFVNILKQVAERRLPTSYDYHQMPAPFIQIKLLKILAVLGSGDKQASGHMYTVLGDIFRKGDTASNIGNAILYECICCISSIYPNSKIMDAAAETTSKFLKSDSHNLKYMGIDALGRLIKINPDIAEEHQLSVIDCLEDPDDTLKRKTFELLYKMTKSTNVEVIVDRMIEYMISITDHHYKAEIASRCVELAEQFAPSNQWFIQTMNKVFEHAGDLVNIRVAHNLMRLIAEGFGEEDEGADSQLRSSAVDSYLRILGEPKLPSSFLQIICWVLGEYGTADGKHPASYIIGKLCDVAEAHPTDDTVRGYAVSAILKIFAFEIAVGRKTDMLPEFQSLVDELSASHSTDLQQRAYEVQALLGLHKQAVESVMPSDASCEDIEVDRNLSFLNSYVQQALDKGAAPYIPESERSGVASVGNYRTHDQHETSAHTLRFEAYELPKPSLPTATSQTSISLPTTDLVPVPEQSYYKDDHQMSRPQPSGNALSGEFGTKLRLDGVQKKWGRESYSSSSTPSSSTSSQQAANGSTNSDGGGLVVSSQARESSYGSKRQQGTEVSAEKQRLAASLFGSSAAKADRKGHAGRKAAKESHSTDKVNVAHAAPQPAKDQVIPAVPPPDLLDLGEPVSSSAPSADPFSQLDGLLGPASASPVLSGTSAPSASSTPDLMSIFSDDVQTGSTSGSTDATVGDVHLKNSQKGATSVAAKKGHSLQDALQKDATARQVGVTPTGNNPNLFKDLLG; encoded by the exons ATGGAGCAGCTCCGGACGATCGGGCGGGAGCTGGCGATGGGGTCGCAGGGCGGGTGGGGGCAGTCGAAGGAGTTCCTGGACCTCGTCAAGTCCATCGGCGAGGCGCGCTccaaggcggaggaggaccgCATCATCTCCCGCGAGCTCGAGCACCTCAagcgccgcctcgccgacCCGGACGTGCCCCGCCGCAAGATGaaggagctcctcctccgcctcgtctACGCCGAGATGCTCGGCCACGACGCCTCCTTCGGCCACATCCACGCCGTCAAGATGACCCACGACGAGTCCCTCCCGCTCAAGCGCACGGGGTACCTCGCCGTCGCGCTCTTCATCGACGAGCGCCACGACCTCGTCATCCTCGTCGTAAACACCATCCAGAAGGACCTCAGGTCCGACAACTACCTCGTCGTCTGCGCCGCGCTCACCGCCGCGAGCCGGCTTATCGGCGAGGAGGCCATCCCTGCCGTGCTGCCCCAGGTCGTCGATCTTCTCGCGCACCCCAAGGAGGCCGTGCGGAAGAAGGCTGTCATGGCGCTCCACCGATTCTACCAGCGATCCCCCTCATCCGTCTCCCACCTCGTCTCCAACTTCCGCAAG AGACTCTGTGATAATGATCCTGGGGTAATGGGTGCAACTCTGTGCCCACTCTATGACCTGATTTTGGAAGATCCAAGTTCCTACAAGGATTTAGTCGTTAGTTTTGTTAACATCCTCAAACAAGTTGCGGAGAGGAGGCTTCCGACTTCCTACGATTACCACCAAATGCCCGCACCATTTATTCAG ATAAAACTATTGAAAATACTTGCTGTGCTGGGTAGTGGTGACAAGCAAGCAAGTGGCCATATGTACACTGTCTTGGGCGACATATTCAGGAAGGGTGACACTGCCAGCAATATTGGCAATGCAATATTGTATGAATGCATATGTTGTATCTCATCCATTTATCCCAACTCTAAGATCATGGATGCTGCAGCTGAAACAACATCGAAGTTTTTGAAG AGTGATAGCCATAATCTTAAGTACATGGGTATTGATGCTCTTGGAAGactaataaaaataaatcctGATATTGCAGAAGAGCACCAATTGTCTGTTATCGACTGCTTAGAG GACCCCGATGACACTTTGAAGCGTAAGACCTTTGAGCTTCTTTATAAGATGACAAAATCAACTAACGTTGAAGTGATTGTTGATCGGATGATTGAGTATATGATCAGCATAACCGATCACCATTACAAGGCAGAAATTGCATCCCGTTGTGTTGAGCTAGCAGAACAATTTGCACCCAGCAATCAGTGGTTCATCCAG ACCATGAACAAAGTCTTTGAGCATGCTGGTGACCTGGTCAACATTAGAGTGGCACACAATTTAATGAGGCTCATTGCCGAAGGATTTGGAGAGGAGGATGAAGGTGCTGATAGCCAATTGAGATCATCAGCT GTAGATTCCTACCTCCGGATTCTGGGGGAGCCAAAGCTTCCCTCCTCATTTTTGCAG ATCATATGCTGGGTTTTGGGGGAATATGGAACTGCAGATGGGAAGCATCCTGCTTCTTATATTATTGGGAAGTTGTGTGATGTGGCAGAGGCCCACCCAACTGATGACACCGTCCGG GGTTATGCAGTATCAGCAATTTTGAAGATATTTGCATTTGAAATTGCTGTTGGAAGGAAGACTGATATGTTGCCGGAG TTTCAGTCATTGGTAGATGAACTATCAGCTTCACATTCAACAGATTTGCAGCAGCGTGCATATGAGGTGCAGGCTTTACTAGGCTTGCACAAACAGGCTGTTGAAAGTGTAATGCCCTCAGATGCAAGCTGTGAAGATATCGAG GTCGACCGAAACCTGTCATTTCTTAACAGTTATGTGCAGCAAGCCTTGGACAAGGGTGCGGCACCCTACATTCCTGAAAGTGAACGCTCAGGTGTTGCGAGTGTTGGTAACTACAGAACCCATGATCAACATGAGACATCTGCGCACACTCTTAGATTCGAGGCCTATGAGCTACCTAAACCTTCACTACCAACAGCAACCTCACAAACCAGCATTTCCCTACCAACAACAGACCTTGTTCCAGTTCCAGAACAAAGCTACTATAAGGACGATCATCAAATGTCAAGGCCCCAGCCGTCTGGCAATGCACTTTCTGGTGAATTTGGTACCAAGCTTCGTCTTGATGGGGTTCAGAAGAAATGGGGAAGGGAATCctattcctcctcttctaccCCTTCAAGCTCAACCTCTAGCCAACAAGCAGCCAATGGGAGCACTAACTCTGATGGGGGAGGGTTGGTGGTAAGTTCACAGGCACGAGAATCCTCTTATGGTTCTAAGAGACAGCAGGGAACAGAAGTTTCAGCAGAAAAACAACGGTTGGCTGCTTCACTTTTTGGTTCCTCGGCTGCTAAAGCCGATCGGAAGGGACATGCTGGTCGGAAGGCAGCAAAAGAGAGTCACTCAACTGACAAGGTAAATGTTGCTCATGCAGCACCTCAGCCCGCCAAGGACCAAGTAATCCCTGCTGTCCCACCGCCCGATCTGTTGGATCTTGGTGAGCCGGTTTCATCAAGTGCCCCATCAGCTGACCCCTTCTCGCAGTTAGATGGACTCCTTGGTCCAGCATCAGCCTCTCCCGTGCTTTCTGGAACCTCTGCTCCCAGCGCTTCCAGTACACCAGATCTTATGTCAATCTTCTCGGATGATGTACAAACTGGATCCACCAGTGGATCCACAGATGCCACAGTAGGTGATGTTCATTTGAAAAACTCCCAGAAAGGAGCAACTTCGGTTGCTGCAAAAAAGGGCCATAGCCTTCAAGATGCCTTGCAGAAGGACGCCACTGCACGCCAAGTTGGTGTGACTCCGACAGGGAACAATCCTAATCTTTTCAAGGACTTGCTAGGCTAG
- the LOC100840198 gene encoding uncharacterized protein LOC100840198 gives MNNSHGQPLPPGVGTWQPPPSNHPSQFQPSPRPHAYPTPYDTRPNGGNNQNTANVFYATQPFHPSPHPHAYPAPYDTRPNNGSNQDTSNLFYATQPNTPLLPAQSTPNAPTDPGNWQAHQTAHEVANHNGSAANIESAVQEAVLHEQDIETQQVIQNQRQANATSEPAEYGEDMLLSRRDPNALKEHLLKMTVDHRAEMANKRGKSLQHDNGNVEIGNGYGVPGGGAYHAGSFSSAQMNKPKDGADDLPEFLKQRLKARGILKDKAANDNSAAKQKADSQEGHNISAQELPPGWVEAKDPTTGASYFYNQSTGVTQWDRPGGAVNPVQHQAAPSLPENWEEALDKSTGQKYYYNTKTHATQWEPPTSVQPGVVPHASTDVAVQPTAQNADLCNPHMQRCSGCGGWGIGLVQPWGYCNHCTRVQNLPFQQYPSYSNNIVQSSGTNAPKIQGNVATKDRSSTKPPSGKANKKDNRKRNHAEDDELDPMDPSSYSDAPRGGWVVGLKGVQPRAADTTASGPLFQQRPYPSPGAVLRKNAEVASNGKKRGGMAAISKRGDGSDGLGEAD, from the exons ATGAACAACTCTCACGGTCAGCCATTACCTCCTGGTGTTGGAACCTGGCAACCTCCACCTTCAAACCATCCTTCACAATTTCAGCCTAGTCCACGTCCACATGCTTACCCAACACCATATGACACCAGACCCAATGGTGGCAACAATCAGAATACAGCAAATGTCTTCTATGCAACACAACCTTTTCATCCTAGTCCACATCCACATGCTTATCCAGCACCATACGACACCAGACCCAATAATGGCAGCAATCAAGATACATCAAACCTCTTCTATGCTACACAGCCTAACACGCCTTTACTTCCTGCTCAGAGTACCCCTAATGCACCCACAGATCCTGGGAATTGGCAGGCCCATCAGACTGCTCATGAGGTTGCCAACCATAATGGTAGTGCAGCAAACATCGAATCTGCTGTCCAAGAGGCTGTTCTCCATGAACAG GACATTGAGACGCAGCAAGTCATACAAAATCAAAG ACAAGCAAATGCAACAAGCGAGCCTGCAGAATATGGGGAAGACATGCTTTTGAGCCGGCGTGATCCTAATGCACTGAAG GAACACTTGCTAAAGATGACGGTTGACCATCGTGCGGAGATGGCAAACAAAAGGGGAAAGTCACTTCAGCATGATAACG GCAATGTTGAAATTGGCAATGGCTATGGTGTACCAGGAGGTGGTGCTTATCACGCTGGAAGCTTTTCAAGTGCTCAAATGA ATAAACCAAAAGATGGTGCTGATGATCTTCCCGAGTTTTTGAAGCAGAGGTTAAAAGCAAGGGGAATTCTTAAAGACAAGGCAGCAAATGATAATAGCGCAGCTAAACAAAAG GCAGATTCTCAGGAAGGCCACAACATATCTGCCCAAGAGTTACCTCCTGGTTGG gtCGAGGCGAAAGATCCAACTACTGGTGCTTCTTATTTCTATAACCAAAGCACTGGAGTGACCCAATGGGATCGCCCTGGTGGTGCTGTGAATCCTGTGCAGCATCAAGCTGCTCCATCATTGCCAGAGAATTGGGAGGAGGCACTTGACAAATCAACAG GCCAGAAATACTACTATAATACAAAGACACATGCAACACAGTGGGAACCACCTACTTCTGTACAACCAGGTGTTGTGCCACATGCATCCACCGATGTTGCAGTTCAGCCGACTGCCCAAAATGCTGATCTTTGCAACCCTCACATGCAAAGATGTTCAGGCTGTGGTGGATGGGGAATTGGTCTTGTCCAGCCATGGGGATATTGCAATCACTGCACAAG GGTTCAAAATCTGCCTTTTCAACAGTATCCATCTTACTCGAACAATATCGTGCAGTCAAGTGGCACCAATGCTCCCAAAATTCAAGGAAATGTTGCAACTAAGGACAG ATCAAGCACAAAACCTCCTTCTGGAAAGGCAAACAAAAAGGATAACCGCAAAAGAAATCACGCCGAGGATGATGAGCTTGACCCAATGGATCCAAGCTCTTACTCAGATGCTCCACGGGGTGGCTG ggTTGTCGGCTTGAAGGGTGTACAACCACGAGCAGCGGATACAACTGCATCT GGGCCTTTGTTCCAACAAAGACCATATCCCTCACCTGGTGCCGTGCTGAGGAAAAATGCGGAGGTAGCATCCAATGGCAAGAAGCGTGGTGGCATGGCTGCAATCAGTAAAAGAGGGGATGGCAGTGACGGGCTTGGGGAGGCAGATTAA
- the LOC100840507 gene encoding selenium-binding protein 1 — translation MAGTANGGAKAGCCGAAKGPGYATPLEAMEKGPREGLLYVTCVYNGTGIDKPDYLATVDVDPNSATYSQVIHRLPATHIGDELHHSGWNACSSCHGDASTSRRFLILPSLLSGRVYVVDTAKDPRAPALHKVVQAEDIAEKTGLGFPHTSHCLASGDIMISCLGDKEGNAAGNGFLLLDSEFNVKGRWEKPGHSPLFGYDFWYQPRHKTMISSSWGAPAAFRTGFDLQHVQDGLYGRHLHVYDWPGGELKQTLDLGSTGLLPLEVRFLHDPSKDTGYVGCALTSNMVRFFKTADGSWSHEVAISIEPLKVRNWILPEMPGLITDFVISLDDRYLYLVNWLHGDIRQYNIEDPAKPVLAGQVWVGGLLQKGSDVVYVTEDDTEQQYAVPQVKGHRLRGGPQMIQLSLDGKRVYVTNSLFSRWDEQFYGPDLLKKGSHMLQIDVDTEKGGLTVNPNFFVDFGTEPEGPSLAHEMRYPGGDCTSDIWI, via the exons ATGGCCGGGACGGCGAACGGCGGCGCGAAGGCGGGGTGCTGCGGGGCGGCGAAGGGGCCCGGGTACGCCACGCCCTTGGAGGCCATGGAGAAGGGCCCGCGCGAGGGGCTCCTCTACGTCACCTGTGTCTACAATG gtacTGGAATTGACAAGCCGGATTACCTGGCTACGGTAGACGTGGATCCAAATTCTGCTACATACTCCCAGGTGATCCACAGGCTCCCGGCCACCCACATTGGTGATGAACTGCATCATTCAGGCTGGAACGCTTGCAGCTCTTGCCATGGCGATGCGTCCACCAGCCGGCGATTCTTGATTCTTCCGTCCTTGCT GTCAGGTCGCGTGTATGTAGTTGACACTGCAAAGGATCCGAGGGCACCTGCCTTGCATAAGGTTGTCCAGGCTGAGGACATTGCTGAGAAGACTGGGCTTGGTTTCCCTCACACATCTCATTGCCTTGCATCTGGTGATATTATGATTTCTTGCCTGGGGGACAAGGAGGGGAATGCTGCTGGCAATGGCTTTCTCCTGTTGGATTCAGAATTTAATGTCAAAGGACG ATGGGAAAAGCCAGGCCACAGCCCCTTGTTTGGCTATGATTTCTGGTACCAGCCTCGTCACAAAACGATGATTAGTTCATCGTGGGGAGCCCCTGCGGCGTTCAGGACAGGTTTTGATCTTCAGCATGTCCAGGATGGTCTATATGGAAGGCACCTGCATGTATACGACTGGCCTGGTGGTGAGCTCAAGCAGACACTGGATTTAGGCAGTACAGGTCTTCTTCCACTGGAG GTGAGATTTTTACATGACCCATCAAAGGACACTGGCTATGTTGGCTGTGCTTTAACTAGCAACATGGTGAGATTCTTCAAAACTGCAGATGGATCATGGAGCCATGAG GTAGCTATATCCATAGAACCATTGAAGGTGCGCAACTGGATTCTGCCTGAAATGCCAGGACTGATAACTGATTTCGTCATCTCTCTCGATGACCGCTATCTCTACTTGGTCAATTGGCTTCATGGGGATATCAGGCAATACAACATTGAGGACCCTGCAAAGCCTGTGCTGGCTGGACAAGTGTGGGTGGGTGGGCTTCTTCAAAAGGGCAGCGATGTCGTCTATGTGACTGAGGATGATACAGAACAGCAGTACGCTGTGCCCCAGGTCAAG GGGCATCGACTTAGAGGTGGTCCACAGATGATTCAGCTGAGCTTGGATGGCAAGAGGGTTTATGTGACCAATTCTCTCTTCAGCCGGTGGGATGAGCAGTTCTACGGCCCTGATCTTCTAAAGAAGGGCTCTCACATGTTGCAGATCGATGTTGACACTGAGAAAGGAGGACTGACTGTCAACCCCAActtctttgtggatttcggTACCGAACCGGAGGGTCCCTCCTTGGCGCATGAGATGAGATATCCGGGTGGGGACTGCACCTCTGACATATGGATCTGA